The Metallosphaera hakonensis JCM 8857 = DSM 7519 genome includes the window TAAAGTTACGCCGGTTATAGAGAACAAGACGTTCAATGTTACTCTTTCACTTAGTAATGTCAATAAAGATGCAAATATAATAGCGAATGAAATATCTGAGATACTAGATAACTGTTTTTGAATTGTTGAGGAAAAAGTTTTTAAAATAATATTGCTTTTTCCTCCTCATGGTATTCATATATGATTCCGGTTATCTCTATAGGTATGTGGATAGGGCGGAGTTATGTTTTATTCTAGAAAATGGTATAGTTTACTCTACGAAAAATCCTAAAGGAACTCACTGGACTACACTTTTTACAGATTCACCCTCAATTGCTAGGAATTGGCTTGCGATAAGTGAACTCACCCCGCCCTTACGGACTGGGCTTCCTGCTTCCTAGCTCCACCTTGCCAGTACCGAAGTACCGGTAGAGGGCGGAACTCCACAGGCCCTAAGGGTCGCACCGACCCCGATCTACGTAAGATGTTCAGGGAGGCGTTGTAATCACGGTCTGTGATCCATCCGCATCGTGGACAGGAGAACACTCGGTCGAGGAGGGTTAGGTCTTCCTTCACGTAACCGCATTTGGCGCAGGTTTTAGACGTGTACGCCGGATCCACAAGGGCGATGGATTTACCGTGCTTCTCCATCTGATACTTCAAGATCATCTTGAGCTCGTGGAAGGCGACGTCGTGGAGCCTCATCCTCATCCTTCGGAGGGAGTTGCCCACGAGCTTCTTGACTTGTATGTCCTCCATAACGAGGACGTCGTAGTTCCTTGCAAAATGTTTACCCAGCCTCATGTAGAGGTCTTTCCTCAGGTTCTTGAGGTGCTCGTATGCCTTGGCTAACTTGACCTTCGCCTTGAACCAGTTCTTGGAGAGGAACTTCTTCCTGGACAGGATTCGGTGTAGGTGCTTCACCTTCCACAAGGCCTTCTCGTAAGGCTTCATGTTGGGGAAGTACTCCCCATCGGAAGTCATGATGAGGGTCTTGATGCCCACATCAAGTGCAGTTACCTTGTTGACCTGAGGTAGCTTGGGGAACTCGTAATCGACCACGAAGGAGATGTAGATCCTCCCCGAAGGCATCAACTTCACGATCACTCTCTTTACCTTATCAAGGGGGAAGTCCCTATGCACCAGAACCTTGAAGACGCCCAGGTGGGAGAGGCTCAGCTTCATCAACTTCTTGGGGTGGCCCTCCCTCGCCTCTCTGCTATTCTTCCTGATTATCTTCGCGCTCAGCACCTTCCATCCGCTCTGCGGGTACACAAGCGAGTACCATCTGTGGGGCTTCCTCTCCTTGGGGAAACGCGCCAATCCCTTGAAGAACCTCTCCCTAGCCTCGTAGAAGCGATCTGCAACGTTCTGCGCCACCTGAGAGTGCATTTGTTTATACTCCCCGTCCTGCTTCCTCAGGTCTAGGGCTAGTTGCCTCAACTGGGTTTGATTCAGACCTTTTCCATCTCTTGCATAGAAATAGGAGTCTGCCCAACGCAGGGTGTTGTACAGCTCACACGCCATCCTTAACTGGGCCTTTAACGCCCTCAACGTTTGCGAATTTGTGTAAGCTCGAAACCTGAATCCTACGTCAGGCATTAGGAGAATTTTGAAGAGCCGATATTTAAACTTATACAAAGGGGGCTATCCATCCCCTCCCTGACCGGTAGACCCAAAATCATTTTACGAAAAATAATTCTGGTTGGGTAGTATCAGATTCGTAAAAAGTAATAGAATTTATTGCTTTGTGAAGAGCGCAACAAATTGAAGAAAGGTTTAAGGCGAGGAACCCGGTATTATCACGTGGTGAACCTAAGGTGGTAACACCGGGTCTTCCTCACCAAAATAATCTACAACAAATAGGATATAAATTACTTTCCATGTTAACCTTCAAGGGGAGAAGGGCGGAGGAGGTAGCGAGAGTTCTGGTCTCCGCGTGCTTATGGAAGGACTCCGTGGAGGGCAGGTCCAACGGGTACAACGTGTCACCTCAGACCGTGAGGAACTACGTGGAGGAGCAGGGAAACGAGGTTGTGGAGAAGCTCCTGGAGTCCATGAGGAGGATTTCCATGGAGATGCTCAAGGGAGTGAAGGAGGTCGACGTTTCCATAGATTGGACCACGAAGACGTGGTACGGTAAGCCGGTGAACGGGTTGGGTAGTTCGGCCAAGGGGAGCTCGTGGAACTACGCCACCGCGACCACGAAGTATCAGGGAATGGTGCTCCTCCTGGCCTTCGTTCCCCAAGTTAACGGGATGACCAAGGACGAGATCGTGAAGTTCCTCGTGAGACTGTCCGGAATGTAAAAAATTGAATTTTTATTGACGAGAATAAGTCGGTTCCTAGCGTTAATCTGGATTAAATTGAAGTAACACTTAAGTCAGAGGAGGAGAGGGTAGTACCATGGCGCGGACTTTAAGAGGAGTCCCAGACTTGATGTACTACCCTCTTCCCCCAAGGGAGGATATGCCGTGGAGGGAAAAATGGTTAACGGAGATCAAACCCGTGCTGGACGCCATGGATTTGGAGAGGTTTCTGGGAGAGGGCGAGCTGGTTTACCTGAAGTTGTTAATCGTCATGGTGCTCTACTCCTGTTCCTATAGGGAAGCGGTGAAAATGGTCAACGTGAACGTGGTCGTGGCATGGTTCGTGGGGAAGAAGGTGGGTAAGAGCACGTTGCACGACTTCGTGGGGAGATTGTACGGGGCGAGGAAGAAGTTGTTGGAGATCTCCTTCAAGCTTGAGGAGAAGTGCCTACCCAGTT containing:
- a CDS encoding RNA-guided endonuclease InsQ/TnpB family protein, which translates into the protein MPDVGFRFRAYTNSQTLRALKAQLRMACELYNTLRWADSYFYARDGKGLNQTQLRQLALDLRKQDGEYKQMHSQVAQNVADRFYEARERFFKGLARFPKERKPHRWYSLVYPQSGWKVLSAKIIRKNSREAREGHPKKLMKLSLSHLGVFKVLVHRDFPLDKVKRVIVKLMPSGRIYISFVVDYEFPKLPQVNKVTALDVGIKTLIMTSDGEYFPNMKPYEKALWKVKHLHRILSRKKFLSKNWFKAKVKLAKAYEHLKNLRKDLYMRLGKHFARNYDVLVMEDIQVKKLVGNSLRRMRMRLHDVAFHELKMILKYQMEKHGKSIALVDPAYTSKTCAKCGYVKEDLTLLDRVFSCPRCGWITDRDYNASLNILRRSGSVRPLGPVEFRPLPVLRYWQGGARKQEAQSVRAG